One genomic region from Sphingobacterium multivorum encodes:
- a CDS encoding DUF4973 domain-containing protein, producing the protein MKKSSIQLLFLMVLWVCYACNDEWKEEQFEHYVSFKAPLDNEGVTNIYVRYKEGQKTTFLQPLEVSGSTTNNKDLSIHVAVDPDTLGILNYERFQTRQDFYYKQLNNTYFSIPETVNIKSGDNTALMAIDFSLKGIDMAEKWVLPLTILEDPTAKYKINPRKYYKKALLRVNPFNNYSGTYSGTALKVVMDGHESETPIVKSQIRSYVVDENTIFFYAGNIDEDRKDRKNYKVFATFNETGGVTFRAENPNMKFAVKKDASYTVSEQMDAVRPYLLHRYITINNVDYEFTDYTLVSTTAIKFKVSGSLILERQLNTQIPDEDQSIEW; encoded by the coding sequence ATGAAAAAGTCATCTATACAGCTTTTGTTCCTGATGGTATTATGGGTATGCTATGCATGCAACGATGAATGGAAAGAGGAACAATTTGAACATTACGTTTCATTTAAGGCCCCTCTGGATAACGAGGGTGTCACAAATATTTATGTCCGGTATAAAGAGGGGCAAAAAACGACATTTCTACAGCCATTGGAAGTAAGTGGTTCGACTACAAATAATAAGGATCTTTCAATACATGTTGCGGTGGATCCCGATACATTGGGCATATTGAATTATGAACGTTTCCAGACCAGGCAAGATTTCTATTACAAGCAGCTGAATAATACGTATTTTTCTATACCTGAGACTGTGAATATAAAGTCGGGGGATAACACCGCGTTAATGGCTATCGATTTTTCGTTAAAAGGAATTGATATGGCCGAAAAATGGGTGCTTCCACTGACCATTTTAGAGGATCCGACGGCCAAATACAAAATTAATCCTAGGAAATACTATAAGAAAGCATTGCTGCGTGTCAATCCTTTCAATAATTATTCAGGAACTTACAGCGGTACAGCCTTAAAAGTCGTTATGGATGGGCATGAAAGTGAAACTCCGATTGTAAAGAGTCAAATAAGAAGCTATGTAGTCGATGAAAATACAATTTTCTTTTATGCGGGGAATATTGATGAGGATCGTAAAGACAGAAAGAATTATAAGGTCTTTGCAACGTTCAATGAAACAGGAGGGGTTACATTTCGGGCTGAAAATCCAAATATGAAATTTGCTGTTAAAAAGGATGCAAGTTATACTGTTTCGGAACAGATGGATGCCGTACGTCCTTACTTATTGCATCGTTATATTACAATAAATAATGTGGATTATGAATTTACGGATTATACCCTGGTTTCTACGACTGCCATTAAGTTTAAGGTTTCGGGCTCATTGATCTTGGAACGGCAACTAAATACACAGATTCCTGACGAAGATCAGTCCATAGAATGGTAA
- a CDS encoding aspartate/glutamate racemase family protein, whose translation MIGIVGGLGPYGGLDITKKIIDETAARSDQEHLPLLLFSCPNLIPDRTAYLLDKSNANPGKAIAAILRQLEVAGATIAAIPSNTAHAEPIFSVVQDEMARTGSALKLLHIVHETVRFVDENYPETAVGILSTAGEQIYSLYREAFIRKGFVVVEPEGTQQEKVNNAIYDEEYGIKAQPVPIANKAREDLLLVIDDLKKKGAQVIILGCAELPLAIPERDYNGMIVIDPNRILARALVHSFAPDKLKAL comes from the coding sequence ATGATTGGAATAGTAGGCGGACTAGGCCCTTATGGAGGCCTGGATATTACAAAGAAAATTATAGATGAGACTGCGGCAAGATCCGATCAGGAACACTTGCCGCTCTTGTTATTCTCATGTCCAAATTTGATCCCTGACCGAACGGCATATTTATTAGATAAGTCCAATGCTAATCCCGGTAAGGCTATCGCTGCAATTTTAAGACAACTTGAAGTGGCTGGAGCGACCATTGCGGCTATTCCGTCCAATACGGCACACGCTGAGCCGATTTTTTCTGTTGTTCAAGATGAGATGGCGCGTACGGGGAGTGCGTTGAAACTATTGCATATCGTTCATGAGACGGTTCGGTTTGTTGACGAAAACTATCCCGAAACGGCAGTAGGCATTTTATCTACCGCTGGAGAGCAGATTTACAGTTTATATCGGGAAGCATTTATTCGAAAAGGCTTCGTTGTTGTCGAGCCAGAAGGAACACAGCAAGAGAAGGTAAACAATGCAATCTATGACGAGGAGTATGGAATAAAGGCCCAACCGGTACCGATCGCGAATAAAGCAAGGGAGGATCTATTGTTGGTCATAGATGACTTGAAAAAGAAAGGAGCACAGGTCATTATTTTGGGTTGCGCAGAGTTACCTTTAGCGATTCCTGAACGGGATTATAATGGGATGATTGTCATAGATCCGAATAGAATTCTAGCGCGTGCACTTGTTCATTCATTTGCCCCGGATAAATTAAAAGCGCTGTAA
- a CDS encoding pirin family protein translates to MQKIIHRENDRGHVDFGWLKSAHSFSFGQYLDPERMNFGALRVLNDDQVEGGQGFDQHGHDNMEIVSIPLEGALSHQDSIGNGRTIQTGEVQIMSAGTGVQHAEFNSDQKAPVKFLQIWVIPNEIGLEPRYDQRSYLQLDRNNKFATIVSPDKMDHTAVHIHQDAYINLANLEVGKKIDYTVHSEQNGLYLFVLEGKIAVANELLSRRDAIGLYETEKISIEAYYDTSLLLIEVPMY, encoded by the coding sequence ATGCAAAAGATAATACATCGGGAAAATGATCGTGGACACGTCGATTTTGGCTGGCTGAAAAGCGCACATTCATTCAGTTTTGGACAGTATCTTGATCCCGAAAGAATGAATTTTGGTGCATTGCGGGTGTTGAATGACGATCAGGTGGAAGGAGGACAAGGTTTTGACCAGCATGGTCACGACAATATGGAAATTGTTAGTATACCACTTGAAGGGGCACTTTCACATCAGGATAGTATAGGCAATGGCCGTACGATCCAAACAGGAGAAGTGCAGATCATGTCTGCAGGTACAGGTGTGCAGCACGCCGAGTTTAATAGTGATCAGAAGGCTCCTGTTAAATTTCTACAAATTTGGGTTATACCCAATGAAATAGGGTTGGAGCCCAGATACGATCAGAGATCCTACCTTCAGCTGGATCGGAATAATAAATTTGCCACTATTGTTTCGCCGGATAAAATGGATCACACAGCTGTACATATACATCAGGATGCCTATATTAACTTGGCAAATCTGGAGGTAGGTAAAAAGATAGACTATACTGTTCATTCCGAACAAAATGGACTTTATCTTTTTGTTTTGGAAGGAAAGATCGCTGTAGCAAATGAATTGCTTTCAAGAAGGGATGCCATTGGTTTATATGAAACAGAAAAAATAAGCATTGAAGCGTACTATGATACATCGTTACTGCTGATTGAAGTTCCAATGTATTAG
- a CDS encoding MgtC/SapB family protein, translating into MDNLLQPFESHDVLLIMLSVLIGLLIGIEREYRNKSAGLRTFILVSFGSCLFTILSLKIGVANPDRLAANIITGIGFLGAGVIFKEDNKISGITTATTIWAAASLGMCVGAGYIFLAFIGVGLVLAILALLTYLQTYIDNYHKIKDYELQTSSEADFEHTEKLIRSMGFKAVVISQRYNKESLNTIWRLTGNVSKHREFVETLRRDRQVVAYQY; encoded by the coding sequence ATGGATAACCTATTACAACCCTTTGAATCGCATGACGTCTTACTTATTATGTTATCAGTCTTAATCGGTCTGCTGATTGGGATTGAACGTGAATATCGCAATAAATCTGCGGGTTTGAGGACGTTTATATTGGTAAGCTTTGGATCTTGCCTTTTTACTATTCTTTCGTTAAAAATTGGAGTAGCAAATCCAGATCGATTGGCAGCAAATATTATTACGGGTATCGGTTTTCTAGGTGCAGGCGTGATTTTCAAAGAAGACAATAAAATAAGTGGGATAACGACCGCTACGACAATTTGGGCTGCAGCTTCTTTGGGTATGTGTGTCGGTGCCGGATATATATTTTTGGCGTTTATTGGTGTAGGGTTGGTTTTGGCGATTTTGGCATTGTTAACGTATTTACAGACCTATATTGACAATTATCACAAAATAAAAGACTATGAACTGCAGACCTCATCTGAAGCAGATTTTGAACACACGGAAAAGTTAATCCGAAGTATGGGCTTTAAAGCTGTCGTGATAAGTCAACGCTATAACAAAGAAAGCTTGAATACAATATGGCGATTGACGGGGAATGTGAGTAAACATCGGGAGTTTGTAGAAACCCTGCGACGTGATAGGCAGGTTGTTGCTTATCAATATTAG
- the xseB gene encoding exodeoxyribonuclease VII small subunit yields the protein MEQNYTYTDAFNELQTIVREIENGTTNIDELAGKIKRASDLIQVCKAKLTATEDEVSSLLQKISPTQETDDDV from the coding sequence ATGGAACAGAATTATACCTACACAGATGCCTTTAACGAGTTACAAACGATCGTGAGGGAAATAGAAAATGGCACAACGAACATTGATGAGCTCGCGGGAAAAATCAAAAGGGCTTCCGACCTCATTCAAGTCTGCAAAGCTAAGTTAACAGCGACAGAGGACGAAGTAAGCAGTTTATTACAAAAGATATCCCCAACTCAGGAAACAGATGATGACGTATAG
- the xseA gene encoding exodeoxyribonuclease VII large subunit gives MPELIQDKTIFSLLEVSRSIQKTLAERYKSLYWIKAEMNKLNHYTHSGHCYPELVEKQDGKIVAEIRSILWKADYNRINNNFLKVAQEPLREGITMLFQASISYDPMYGLSLRIVDIDPTFTLGELEKEKLDSIRKLKAEGIYESNKLLDFPMVPKRLAIVSVETSKGLSDFYKIINQNPWGYRIECTLFPALLQGDKSVPSIINQLATIAEKIDRYDVVAIIRGGGGEVGLSSYNNYLLARAIAIFPIPVLTGIGHSTNYTVSEMVAYKNAITPSELADFLIQKFHNFAIPVDRAAERIQQLILTRFKEERNMLSQLATHIQWIGKREIQTSRAAIQQFQHDLNALIKLRFYEHRTALDHTERIIQLSDPIRLLKQGFSITKVNGKLLQSVTQVSPGDVIQTILEYGELTSTVMDTSPKDGRDEHNT, from the coding sequence ATGCCAGAATTGATTCAAGATAAAACGATATTTTCCTTGCTGGAAGTCAGCCGCAGTATCCAAAAGACACTTGCAGAGCGGTATAAGAGTTTGTACTGGATCAAAGCTGAAATGAACAAGCTCAATCATTATACGCATTCTGGCCACTGTTATCCTGAACTGGTTGAGAAACAGGATGGTAAAATTGTCGCTGAAATTAGATCCATCTTATGGAAAGCTGATTACAATCGTATCAACAACAATTTTCTTAAAGTTGCCCAAGAACCTTTACGAGAAGGAATCACAATGTTATTTCAGGCAAGTATTTCCTACGACCCCATGTACGGGTTAAGCTTACGCATTGTTGATATTGATCCGACTTTTACCTTAGGTGAACTTGAAAAGGAGAAGTTAGATAGTATCCGAAAGCTGAAAGCAGAGGGCATATATGAGTCCAATAAATTATTGGACTTTCCAATGGTTCCCAAAAGACTGGCAATTGTTTCTGTAGAAACAAGTAAGGGGCTTTCTGATTTTTACAAGATCATTAATCAAAACCCCTGGGGTTATCGCATCGAATGCACGCTCTTTCCGGCATTATTACAAGGAGACAAATCAGTGCCATCTATTATAAATCAGCTTGCCACTATTGCTGAAAAAATAGACCGATACGATGTCGTCGCCATCATACGTGGTGGAGGTGGTGAGGTTGGGCTTTCCAGTTATAACAACTACTTACTAGCACGCGCTATCGCTATATTCCCTATCCCGGTATTGACTGGCATTGGACATTCGACGAATTATACGGTGAGTGAAATGGTCGCCTATAAAAACGCGATTACGCCCAGTGAACTGGCCGATTTTCTGATTCAGAAGTTCCACAATTTTGCTATTCCGGTCGATCGGGCTGCGGAACGTATACAGCAGCTCATTCTTACCCGATTTAAAGAAGAGCGCAATATGCTATCTCAACTGGCAACGCATATACAATGGATCGGAAAGAGAGAAATTCAGACCTCGAGGGCGGCCATCCAGCAATTTCAACATGATCTTAACGCTTTGATAAAATTGCGCTTTTATGAGCACAGAACGGCACTGGATCATACCGAACGAATTATTCAGCTATCTGATCCAATTAGACTACTAAAGCAAGGTTTTTCAATTACTAAGGTTAACGGAAAACTACTGCAGTCGGTGACACAAGTATCTCCGGGCGATGTGATACAGACGATACTCGAATATGGAGAACTTACCAGTACTGTAATGGATACATCGCCGAAAGACGGCCGAGACGAGCACAATACTTAA
- a CDS encoding serine hydrolase domain-containing protein produces MKKRFFGALFAGLFCISPLFAQYKSTIKNETILFNNLDQLLPLKNLDQLRIAVVVPNAAKYTMFTDQLARYANTRVFDFNKFDEDIKYYNTIIVAGKEDDLDADCLMQLKQAVLNDKKVILCHFFENDKSKKSLSEHPQSDLIELLAPFSEIGQRQMAMSIFGGLPITAGNVKTTQTRLQYGAASSSNLNLNKLTKKIDAIAQEAIDKQATPGAVVMIVKDGQVLLEKSYGFHTYAKAISTKTSDIFDLASVSKIAGTTPVIMRLTERNIINLDSTMGHYLWQAKYTNKKDIKLRSVMLHEAGFTPFIPFYKYLKGGDVVSAADVNHQVKMADNRYILNNYYRDVMWPEMLKSPVKPTGNYVYSDISMYVMKEVAEHQTAEPMQDYVQENFYRPLGMKRAGYLPRERFAKDEIVPTEQDTSFRKTLLEGYVHDQGAAMAGGIAGHAGLFATANDLAIYGQLLLNRGEYGGERYFKTETVDLFTSKQSASSRRGLGFDRWDPNPKNEYPSKLANSTVFGHTGYTGTCIWIDPQNQLIYIFLSNRVHPQVNTKLLDLNIRSRIQDAIYETINESQK; encoded by the coding sequence ATGAAAAAACGATTTTTTGGGGCATTATTTGCAGGTTTGTTCTGTATTAGCCCCCTGTTTGCTCAATATAAGTCTACAATTAAAAACGAAACGATACTGTTTAATAACCTTGACCAGCTGTTACCTTTAAAAAACCTGGATCAACTTCGTATTGCAGTTGTTGTTCCTAACGCGGCAAAATATACAATGTTCACGGACCAGTTGGCTCGTTATGCAAATACCAGAGTTTTTGATTTTAATAAATTTGATGAGGACATCAAATATTATAATACAATTATTGTGGCGGGAAAGGAGGATGACTTAGATGCCGATTGTCTAATGCAATTGAAGCAGGCAGTATTAAACGATAAAAAAGTTATCCTTTGTCATTTTTTTGAAAATGACAAAAGCAAAAAGAGCCTATCTGAGCATCCACAATCTGATTTGATTGAATTACTTGCTCCGTTTTCAGAAATTGGACAACGTCAGATGGCAATGTCTATTTTTGGTGGGCTTCCAATTACCGCCGGTAACGTCAAAACCACGCAGACAAGACTACAATATGGCGCTGCATCAAGCTCGAATCTCAACCTCAACAAGCTGACGAAGAAAATTGATGCCATTGCACAAGAAGCCATTGATAAGCAAGCAACCCCAGGGGCTGTAGTCATGATCGTGAAGGATGGACAAGTACTCTTGGAGAAATCTTACGGATTTCACACGTATGCCAAAGCTATTTCCACGAAAACAAGTGATATTTTTGATCTCGCATCTGTCAGTAAGATTGCGGGTACTACTCCTGTCATTATGCGCCTTACCGAGCGCAATATAATTAATTTGGATAGTACCATGGGCCACTACCTATGGCAGGCAAAGTATACCAATAAAAAGGATATCAAGCTTCGTTCCGTCATGTTACATGAAGCGGGATTTACACCTTTTATTCCCTTTTATAAATATCTGAAAGGGGGCGATGTTGTATCGGCAGCCGACGTTAACCATCAGGTGAAAATGGCCGATAATAGGTATATCCTCAACAATTATTACCGTGACGTCATGTGGCCAGAGATGCTAAAATCACCGGTAAAACCCACGGGAAATTATGTGTATAGTGATATCAGCATGTATGTCATGAAAGAAGTTGCAGAACATCAGACTGCTGAGCCAATGCAAGATTATGTGCAGGAGAACTTTTATAGACCATTGGGGATGAAGCGTGCTGGCTATCTTCCCCGCGAGCGTTTTGCAAAGGATGAAATCGTTCCTACAGAGCAGGACACCTCCTTTCGAAAAACATTGTTAGAAGGCTACGTACACGATCAGGGGGCGGCAATGGCTGGCGGTATTGCTGGGCATGCTGGATTATTTGCTACCGCAAATGATTTGGCAATCTATGGTCAGTTGCTATTGAATAGAGGGGAATATGGGGGTGAACGTTACTTCAAAACAGAAACAGTCGATTTATTTACCTCAAAGCAATCGGCAAGCAGTCGGCGGGGACTAGGTTTTGACCGCTGGGATCCGAATCCGAAAAATGAATATCCATCTAAGTTAGCGAATAGCACTGTATTCGGACATACAGGCTATACGGGAACATGTATCTGGATTGATCCGCAAAATCAGTTGATTTATATCTTTTTGTCCAATCGTGTACATCCTCAGGTGAATACCAAGCTCCTCGACCTTAATATCAGAAGTCGGATTCAGGACGCCATTTACGAAACGATCAATGAAAGTCAAAAATGA
- a CDS encoding dipeptidase translates to MIKGLLLLGLAMTTLNNVGYSQDYKQIHQDLVVVDGHNDVIYESIFQGKDIGQRISTGATDLPRLREGGVDVQVFAVWSDDAKWKSGAFKHANDQIYALEKMIAANADKISLAKSSGDIDAILKTGKIAALIGVEGGNMIEGSVDHLVRLHERGAKYLTLTWNYNLPWASCAAMESGDMRSKDKGLTGQGRAIIRKMNELGMMVDLSHGGEQTFYDVLAITTKPILVSHSNAYALCPHFRNLKDAQLAALKKNGGVVGVNFYSGFLDPAYETMLKGLYASQFGDTGDTKMSTWAMYEKLPKELQQQADAPLSKLLDHIDYLVKKVGIDHVAVGSDFDGIESSPQGLEDVSKFPLLTKALLERGYTKTDVAKIMGQNFLRILKENEG, encoded by the coding sequence ATGATAAAAGGTCTCCTATTACTTGGACTAGCAATGACAACACTCAACAATGTTGGATATAGTCAAGACTATAAACAGATACACCAAGATTTGGTGGTCGTCGACGGACACAATGATGTGATTTATGAATCCATTTTCCAGGGAAAAGATATCGGCCAGCGAATAAGTACGGGAGCGACAGATTTGCCTCGACTGCGGGAAGGCGGTGTAGATGTGCAGGTCTTTGCTGTGTGGTCCGATGACGCGAAGTGGAAATCCGGAGCATTTAAGCATGCCAATGACCAGATCTATGCATTGGAAAAGATGATTGCAGCAAATGCCGATAAAATAAGTTTGGCAAAATCTTCAGGTGACATTGATGCGATCTTAAAAACAGGTAAAATAGCTGCGTTGATCGGTGTGGAAGGTGGAAATATGATTGAAGGAAGTGTTGACCATTTGGTTCGGCTTCATGAGCGCGGCGCCAAATACCTCACTTTGACCTGGAACTACAATTTGCCTTGGGCAAGCTGCGCCGCGATGGAATCGGGAGATATGCGTTCCAAAGATAAGGGGTTGACGGGGCAAGGACGAGCAATTATCCGCAAAATGAACGAATTGGGGATGATGGTAGATCTATCTCATGGAGGAGAGCAGACTTTCTATGACGTGCTGGCGATAACGACCAAACCGATCTTAGTTTCGCATAGCAATGCCTATGCATTATGTCCACATTTCCGCAATCTGAAAGATGCACAATTAGCGGCTCTGAAAAAAAATGGCGGCGTTGTTGGTGTGAATTTTTATTCAGGTTTTTTGGATCCTGCCTATGAAACAATGCTTAAGGGTTTGTATGCAAGTCAATTTGGTGATACCGGGGATACAAAAATGAGTACCTGGGCCATGTATGAAAAGTTGCCAAAGGAACTTCAACAGCAAGCCGATGCTCCACTGTCGAAATTATTGGATCATATTGACTACTTGGTCAAAAAAGTGGGTATAGACCATGTTGCTGTAGGATCGGATTTCGATGGCATAGAATCCTCACCCCAAGGTCTAGAAGATGTTTCTAAATTTCCGTTACTGACCAAAGCGCTGTTGGAGAGAGGATATACAAAGACGGATGTTGCGAAGATTATGGGACAAAATTTCTTGCGGATCTTAAAAGAAAATGAAGGATAA
- the radA gene encoding DNA repair protein RadA — MAKSKSAYFCQNCGYESPKWMGQCPSCKQWNSFVEEVVEKASSKVPEWRSSTTGGSTKRANKAAIIHEIVYQDELRILTPDQEFNRVLGGGIVPGSLVLIGGEPGIGKSTLMLQLALSIPQVKTLYISGEESEQQIKMRAERLSQSSKANCYILTETSTQNIFKQVETVQPNVIVIDSIQTLHSSQIESAPGSVSQVRECTAELLRFAKETSTPVFIVGHITKDGSIAGPKVLEHMVDTVLQFEGDRHHVYRILRAVKNRFGSASELGIYEMQGSGLREVSNPSEIMISQRDEPVSGVSIAAMLEGMRPMMIEVQALVSNTAFGNAQRSSTGYDTKRLNMLLAVLEKRFGFRLSAQDVFLNIAGGLRVEDPAIDLAVVVAIISSQQDIAIRSNLTFAGEIGLSGEIRAVNRIEQRIQEAEKLGFDGIFISKFNTKGLDAKKYNIAIRPVAKLEDIFSALFG, encoded by the coding sequence ATGGCAAAATCAAAATCTGCATACTTCTGTCAAAACTGTGGCTACGAGTCTCCCAAATGGATGGGGCAATGCCCTTCATGCAAGCAATGGAATAGCTTTGTTGAGGAAGTCGTCGAAAAGGCGAGCTCAAAAGTGCCTGAATGGCGTAGTTCTACCACAGGAGGAAGCACAAAGAGAGCGAATAAAGCTGCGATCATCCACGAAATTGTCTATCAGGATGAATTACGGATATTGACTCCTGATCAGGAGTTCAACCGGGTTCTTGGCGGCGGTATTGTTCCGGGGTCATTGGTACTTATCGGAGGCGAACCGGGTATTGGGAAGTCTACGTTGATGTTACAGCTCGCTTTATCGATCCCACAAGTCAAGACACTTTATATTTCTGGGGAAGAAAGCGAACAGCAAATTAAGATGCGGGCAGAACGATTGTCACAATCATCCAAAGCAAATTGTTATATTCTTACCGAAACATCTACTCAAAATATTTTCAAGCAGGTCGAGACGGTACAGCCCAATGTTATTGTCATAGATTCTATACAAACTTTACATTCCTCACAAATTGAATCGGCACCAGGGTCGGTTTCTCAGGTACGCGAATGTACCGCAGAGTTACTTCGGTTTGCAAAGGAAACGAGTACACCAGTTTTTATTGTTGGGCATATTACCAAGGACGGGTCTATCGCAGGTCCCAAGGTTTTAGAACATATGGTGGATACGGTGCTTCAATTCGAAGGTGATCGCCACCACGTCTACCGAATTTTACGGGCTGTAAAAAATCGCTTTGGATCGGCTTCAGAACTCGGTATTTATGAAATGCAGGGGTCGGGGCTACGGGAAGTGTCGAATCCTTCGGAGATTATGATTTCCCAACGCGATGAACCTGTCAGTGGGGTTTCCATTGCGGCGATGCTCGAAGGAATGCGCCCTATGATGATTGAAGTACAGGCGCTGGTGAGTAATACGGCATTTGGAAATGCACAGCGCTCTTCCACAGGTTACGACACGAAGCGATTAAATATGCTGTTGGCTGTTTTAGAGAAACGCTTTGGTTTTAGGTTAAGCGCACAAGATGTATTTTTGAATATTGCCGGTGGGTTGCGTGTTGAAGATCCTGCGATCGATTTGGCTGTCGTTGTTGCAATTATTTCTTCACAACAGGACATCGCGATTCGCTCCAATCTGACTTTCGCAGGTGAGATTGGTTTATCGGGCGAAATCAGAGCCGTAAATCGTATAGAACAGCGGATACAGGAGGCTGAGAAGCTTGGCTTTGATGGTATTTTTATTTCTAAATTCAATACCAAAGGATTGGACGCTAAAAAATATAATATTGCCATCCGTCCGGTTGCTAAATTGGAGGACATCTTCAGTGCCCTGTTTGGCTAG
- a CDS encoding peroxiredoxin family protein, which translates to MIKYITLLFLILPFIGSAQKKELTKEEYIARVKAAPDSISTLVDLRRVGGYDPVYPELQALYNTLSKNVKNSSEGKEFQDYLNTLETVQIGKIAPAFTQNDTTGNPVKLSDFKGKYVLLDFWASWCPDCRVESPDLVKTYQQFKGENFEILGISFDKDRNSWIKAIHADKLHWRHVSDLKRWQNDVGTLYGVKSIPQNVLIDPNGKIVAKNLHGDALRAKLKEVLKK; encoded by the coding sequence ATGATAAAATACATCACACTACTTTTTTTAATTCTGCCATTCATTGGTTCTGCACAAAAAAAGGAACTTACCAAAGAGGAGTATATTGCCCGCGTTAAAGCTGCTCCGGATTCTATCTCGACATTGGTTGACTTGCGTAGAGTTGGCGGATATGACCCGGTTTATCCCGAGCTTCAGGCGCTTTATAATACGTTGAGTAAAAATGTCAAGAATTCAAGTGAAGGGAAAGAGTTCCAAGACTATTTAAATACCTTGGAAACGGTTCAAATTGGAAAAATAGCGCCAGCGTTTACGCAAAATGACACTACTGGAAATCCTGTAAAACTTTCGGACTTTAAAGGAAAATATGTGCTTCTTGATTTTTGGGCATCTTGGTGCCCCGATTGCCGTGTCGAAAGCCCGGATCTTGTCAAAACATACCAACAATTCAAAGGTGAAAACTTTGAAATATTGGGTATATCCTTTGATAAGGATCGCAATTCTTGGATTAAAGCCATCCATGCAGATAAATTGCACTGGCGTCATGTTTCAGATCTTAAACGTTGGCAAAATGATGTCGGAACCTTATACGGCGTAAAATCTATCCCGCAGAATGTCCTGATCGATCCCAATGGGAAAATTGTAGCGAAGAACTTACATGGTGATGCTTTACGTGCAAAATTGAAAGAAGTATTGAAAAAGTAA
- a CDS encoding methionine aminotransferase: MNFNLTSKLPHVGTTIFTKMTMLANEQHALNLSQGFPDFETDPKLVELVSKAMETGHNQYAPMIGAQTLRDTISKKYREVYNVAVDATAELTVTSGGTQAIFTAIAAVVRPQDEVIIFEPAYDCYAPTIELFGGKVVPVRLMAPDFQIDWDYVATLINSRTRLIIINNPNNPTGKVLGKEELIKLGNLLAGTNALLLSDEVYEHIVFDGVSPQSVLEIPSLRERSFVVASFGKLLHTTGWKIGYCIAPPQLMQEFRKVHQFNVFSVNTPMQFAIAEYLEDISYVKGLSEFFERKRNLLKDGLKGSRFKILPCEGTYFLNIDYSAISQEKEFEFACSLTRQHKIATIPLSAFYKEATNQQVLRVCFAKKDETLLKAVEILNKV, encoded by the coding sequence ATGAACTTTAACCTAACTTCTAAACTTCCACATGTCGGTACGACGATCTTTACTAAAATGACGATGCTTGCGAATGAGCAGCACGCTTTAAATCTGTCGCAAGGTTTTCCTGACTTTGAGACCGATCCGAAGTTGGTGGAATTGGTTTCTAAGGCAATGGAAACGGGACATAACCAATACGCGCCAATGATCGGAGCACAGACATTACGCGATACGATCTCCAAAAAATACCGGGAAGTTTATAACGTGGCGGTCGATGCAACGGCGGAGCTTACTGTGACATCGGGTGGTACCCAAGCAATTTTTACAGCTATTGCCGCAGTCGTTAGACCGCAAGATGAGGTTATTATCTTTGAACCGGCATACGATTGTTATGCGCCGACTATCGAATTGTTTGGCGGTAAAGTTGTCCCCGTGCGATTAATGGCACCTGATTTTCAGATTGACTGGGATTACGTCGCTACGTTAATTAATTCCAGAACCCGCTTAATCATCATTAATAATCCGAATAATCCAACAGGTAAAGTGCTGGGTAAAGAAGAGTTAATTAAACTTGGGAACTTGTTGGCAGGTACCAACGCACTCTTGTTGAGTGATGAAGTGTACGAGCATATCGTTTTCGATGGTGTCTCGCCTCAATCGGTATTGGAAATACCCTCCTTACGCGAGCGAAGTTTTGTTGTTGCTTCCTTTGGAAAGCTATTGCATACCACGGGTTGGAAGATTGGTTATTGCATTGCTCCGCCACAATTAATGCAGGAATTTAGAAAAGTACATCAATTCAATGTATTTAGCGTAAATACACCCATGCAATTCGCTATCGCGGAATATCTGGAGGATATAAGCTATGTCAAAGGCCTATCGGAATTTTTTGAGCGAAAAAGAAACCTATTGAAAGACGGATTAAAGGGATCCCGGTTTAAGATTCTTCCCTGCGAGGGAACTTATTTCCTGAATATCGATTACAGTGCTATCAGTCAGGAGAAGGAATTTGAATTTGCTTGTTCGTTAACCAGGCAGCACAAAATTGCAACCATCCCACTTTCAGCGTTCTATAAAGAAGCTACAAATCAACAAGTTTTGCGGGTTTGTTTTGCTAAAAAGGATGAAACGCTATTAAAAGCTGTCGAGATTCTGAATAAGGTATAG